A part of Ursus arctos isolate Adak ecotype North America chromosome X, UrsArc2.0, whole genome shotgun sequence genomic DNA contains:
- the ZMYM3 gene encoding zinc finger MYM-type protein 3 isoform X3, which yields MVDDPNDEDFVPFRPRRSPRMSLRSSVAQRAGRSAVGTKMTCAHCRTPLQKGQTAYQRKGLPQLFCSSSCLTTFSKKPSGKKTCTFCKKEIWNTKDSVVAQTGSGGSFHEFCTSVCLSLYEAQQQRPIPQSGDPADATRCSICQKTGEVLHEVSNGSVVHRLCSDSCFSKFRANKGLKTNCCDQCGAYIYTKTGSPGPELLFHEGQQKRFCNTTCLGAYKKKNTRVYPCVWCKTLCKNFEMLSHVDRNGKTSLFCSLCCTTSYKVKQAGLAGPPRPCSFCRRSLSDPCYYNKVDRTVYQFCSPSCWTKFQRTSPEGGIHLSCHYCHSLFSGKPEVLDWQDQVFQFCCRDCCEDFKRLRGVVSQCEHCRQEKLLHEKLRFSGVEKSFCSEGCVLLYKQDFTKKLGLCCITCTYCSQTCQRGVTEQLDGSTWDFCSEDCKSKYLLWYCKAARCHACKRQGKLLETIHWRGQIRHFCNQQCLLRFYSQQNQPNLDTQSGPESLLNSQSPESKPQTPSQTKVENSNTVKTPEENGNLGKIPAKTRSAPTASTPPPPPPPPATPRKNKAAMCKPLMQNRGVSCKVEMKSKGSQTEEWKPQVIVLPIPVPIFVPVPMHLYCQKVPVPFSMPIPVPVPMFLPTTLESTDKIVETIEELKVKIPSNPLEADILAMAEMIAEAEELDKASSDLCDLVSNQSAEGLLEDCDLFGPARDDVLAMAVKMANVLDEPGQDLEADFPKNPLDINPSVDFLFDCGLVGPEDVSTEQDLPRTMRKGQKRLVLSESCSRDSMSSQPSCTGLNYSYGVNAWKCWVQSKYANGETSKGDELRFGPKPMRIKEDILACSAAELNYGLAQFVREITRPNGERYEPDSIYYLCLGIQQYLLENNRMVNIFTDLYYLTFVQELNKSLSTWQPTLLPNNTVFSRVEEEHLWECKQLGVYSPFVLLNTLMFFNTKFFGLQTAEEHMQLSFTNVVRQSRKCTTPRGTTKVVSIRYYAPVRQRKGRDTGPGKRKREDEAPILEQRENRMNPLRCPVKFYEFYLSKCPESLRTRNDVFYLQPERSCIAESPLWYSVIPMDRSMLESMLNRILAVREIYEELGRPGEEDLD from the exons ATGGTAGATGACCCCAACGATGAGGACTTTGTGCCATTCCGGCCCCGGCGGTCCCCTCGCATGTCCCTACGCTCAAGCGTGGCCCAAAGGGCTGGGCGCTCTGCGGTAGGCACCAAGATGACCTGTGCACATTGCCGGACACCACTGCAGAAGGGGCAGACTGCCTACCAGCGCAAGGGGCTGCCTCAGCTCTTCTGCTCTTCATCCTGTCTCACCACTTTCTCTAAGAAGCCTTCCGGCAAAAAGACCTGTACCTTCTGCAAGAA GGAGATCTGGAACACCAAGGACTCGGTTGTGGCCCAGACTGGTTCAGGAGGCTCCTTCCATGAGTTCTGCACATCCGTCTGTCTCTCCCTGTACGAGGCCCAGCAGCAGCGCCCAATCCCCCAGTCCGGGGATCCCGCCGATGCCACTCGCTGCAGCATATGCCAGAAGACCGGAGAG GTCCTGCACGAGGTCAGCAACGGCAGCGTGGTGCACCGGCTCTGCAGTGATTCTTGCTTCTCCAAATTCCGGGCCAACAAGGGACTGAAAACCAACTGTTGTGACCAGTGCGGGGCTTACATCTACACCAAGACCGGGAGCCCTGGCCCTGAGCTCCTCTTCCACGAGGGCCAACAAAAGCGGTTCTGCAACACAACCTGCTTGGGGGCATACAAGAAG AAAAACACACGTGTGTACCCCTGTGTCTGGTGCAAGACCCTGTGTAAGAACTTTGAGATGCTATCACATGTGGATCGTAATGGCAAGACCAGCCTGTTctgttccctgtgctgtaccaCCTCTTACAAAGTGAAGCAGGCAGGGCTCGCTG gcccTCCCCGACCCTGCAGCTTCTGCCGCCGCAGCCTCTCTGACCCCTGTTACTACAACAAGGTTGATCGCACAGTCTACCAATTCTGCAGCCCCAGCTGCTGGACCAAGTTCCAG CGCACAAGCCCCGAGGGGGGCATTCACCTGAGCTGTCACTACTGCCACAGCCTCTTCAGTGGCAAGCCTGAGGTCTTGGACTGGCAG GACCAGGTGTTCCAGTTCTGCTGCCGGGACTGCTGTGAGGACTTCAAGCGGCTCCGGGGAGTGGTGTCCCAGTGTGAACACTGCCGGCAGGAGAAGCTCCTGCACGAGAAGCTCCGATTCAGCGGGGTGGAGAAGAGCTTCTGCAGCGAag GCTGTGTGCTGCTGTACAAACAGGACTTCACGAAGAAGCTGGGGTTGTGCTGTATCACTTGTACTTACTGCTCCCAGACCTGCCAGCGTGGAGTCACCGAGCAGCTGGACGGCAGCACCTGGGACTTCTGCAGCGAGGACTGTAAGAGCAAGTACCTGCTGTGGTACTGCAAG GCTGCCCGGTGCCACGCCTGTAAGCGCCAGGGGAAGCTGCTGGAGACCATCCACTGGCGCGGGCAGATCCGTCATTTCTGCAACCAACAGTGTCTGCTGCGCTTTTATAGCCAGCAGAACCAACCCAACCTGGATACCCAGAGTGGGCCCGAGAGCCTCCTGAACA GTCAGTCTCCTGAGTCAAAGCCCCAGACACCGTCTCAAACCAAAGTGGAGAACAGCAATACAGTGAAGACCCCAGAGGAAAATGGGAATCTGGGCAAG ATCCCTGCAAAGACCCGATCGGCTCCCACCGCTTCAACCCCTCCtccgcccccacctcccccagcaacGCCCCGCAAAAACAAAGCTGCCATGTGTAAACCGCTGATGCAGAATCGGGGGGTCTCCTGCAAGGTGGAGATGAAGTCCAAAGGGAGTCAAACAG AAGAGTGGAAGCCACAGGTGATCGTGCTGCCCATCCCAGTGCCCATCTTTGTGCCAGTGCCTATGCATCTGTACTGCCAGAAAGTCCCGGTGCCTTTCTCCATGCCCATCCCG GTGCCTGTGCCCATGTTCCTGCCCACCACCTTGGAGAGCACAGACAAGATTGTGGAGACCATCGAGGAGCTGAAAGTGAAGATCCCTTCCAACCCCTTGGAGGCCGACATCCTGGCTATGGCGGAAATGATTGCAGAGGCTGAGGAGTTAGACAAGGCCTCATCTGACCTTTGTG ATCTTGTGAGCAACCAGAGTGCAGAGGGGCTTCTGGAAGACTGTGACCTGTTCGGGCCAGCTCGAGATGACGTCCTGGCCATGGCCGTCAAGATGGCCAATGTCCTGGATGAGCCCGGGCAAGATTTGGAGGCCGACTTCCCCAAGA ATCCTCTGGACATTAACCCCAGCGTAGACTTCCTCTTTGATTGCGGCCTAGTAGGGCCCGAGGACGTGTCTACTGAACAAGACCTTCCCCGCACCATGAGGAAG GGTCAAAAGCGGCTGGTGCTTTCGGAGAGCTGTTCCCGAGACTCCATGAGCAGCCAGCCTAGCTGTACTGGACTCAACTATTCGTATGGTGTCAATGCTTGGAAGTGCTGGGTGCAGTCAAAATATGCCAATGGAGAGACGAGCAAGGGGGATGAGCTGCGTTTTGGCC CCAAACCGATGCGCATCAAAGAGGATATTCTGGCCTGCTCCGCTGCCGAACTCAACTATGGTCTGGCCCAGTTTGTGAGAGAAATCACTCGACCCAACGGTGAACGATACGAACCCGACAGTATCTACTATCTGTGTCTTGGCATCCAACAG TACTTGCTGGAAAATAACCGAATGGTGAACATCTTCACGGACCTTTACTACCTGACTTTCGTTCAAGAACTCAACAAGTCTCTGAGTACCTGGCAGCCCACGCTCCTCCCCAACA ATACGGTGTTCTCCCGGGTGGAGGAAGAGCACCTCTGGGAGTGTAAGCAGCTGGGGGTCTACTCGCCCTTTGTCCTCCTCAACACACTCATGTTCTTCAACACTAAGTTTTTTGGGCTCCAGACAGCCGAGGAACACATGCAGCTCTCCTTCACCAACGTGGTGCGGCAGTCGCGCAAGTGTACCACCCCTCGGGGCACCACCAAGGTGGTGAGCATCCGCTATTATGCCCCCGTCCGCCAGAGAAAAGGGCGAG ACACGGGTCCTGGGAAACGGAAGAGAGAAGATGAAGCCCCTATCTTAGAGCAGCGTGAGAACCGCATGAATCCCCTCCGCTGCCCGGTCAAGTTCTATGAGTTCTATCTCTCCAAATG TCCTGAAAGCCTCCGGACTCGCAACGATGTCTTCTACCTGCAACCTGAACGGTCCTGCATCGCGGAGTCCCCTCTCTGGTATTCCGTCATCCCCATGGACCGCAGCATGTTGGAGAGTATGCTCAATCGCATCCTGGCCGTGCGTGAGATTTATGAGGAGCTGGGTCGTCCTGGGGAGGAAGACCTGGACTGA